Proteins from a single region of Catenulispora acidiphila DSM 44928:
- a CDS encoding N(5)-(carboxyethyl)ornithine synthase, with translation MSHLDLGIIAYSRKENEHRLPIHPAHFERIDADLRAHIHLEEGYGEHFGVPDSRLAPLVAGIRPRAELLAACDVILLAKPMLEDVSELREGQTLWGWPHCVQDTKLTQTAIDRHLTLIAFEAMNHWTSDGSFNLHVFHKNNELAGYSSVLHAMQLRGSTGDYGRRLKAVVIGFGATARGAVTALNALGVHDVDVLTGRGVTAVGSPIHSARIVQFEHDEADDTGDPRRSHALTDSGRQPLAEFLADHDVIVNCVLQDTAAPLTFLIDEDLATLAPGTLVIDVSCDEGMGFSWARPTTFTDPMFTVGAGVHYYGVDHSPSYLWNSATWENSEALIPFLRPVLTGPSAWDADQTIHRAIEIWDGVIQNPAILAFQHRAAEYPHLTSSGEEQSNS, from the coding sequence GTGAGCCACCTCGATCTCGGCATCATCGCGTACTCCCGCAAGGAGAACGAACACCGACTGCCCATCCATCCGGCGCACTTCGAGCGCATCGACGCAGACTTGCGGGCGCACATCCATCTGGAGGAGGGCTACGGCGAACACTTCGGGGTCCCCGACAGCCGGTTGGCGCCGCTCGTCGCCGGGATCAGGCCGCGGGCGGAGCTTTTGGCCGCCTGCGACGTCATCCTGCTGGCCAAGCCCATGCTCGAAGACGTCTCAGAACTGCGCGAAGGTCAGACCCTGTGGGGCTGGCCGCACTGCGTCCAAGACACGAAACTGACTCAGACGGCCATTGACCGGCATCTGACCCTGATCGCGTTCGAGGCGATGAACCACTGGACCAGCGACGGTTCGTTCAACCTGCACGTGTTCCACAAGAACAACGAGCTGGCCGGGTACTCCTCAGTCCTGCACGCCATGCAGCTGCGGGGATCGACCGGCGACTACGGCCGACGGCTGAAGGCGGTCGTCATCGGCTTCGGCGCGACCGCTCGGGGCGCGGTGACGGCGCTCAACGCCCTGGGCGTCCACGACGTCGACGTCCTCACCGGCCGCGGCGTCACCGCGGTCGGCTCGCCGATCCACTCCGCGCGCATCGTCCAGTTCGAGCACGACGAGGCCGACGACACCGGCGACCCGCGCCGCAGCCACGCCCTCACCGACAGCGGCCGCCAACCGCTGGCGGAGTTCCTCGCCGACCACGACGTCATCGTGAACTGCGTCCTGCAGGACACCGCGGCGCCGCTGACCTTCCTGATCGACGAGGACCTCGCGACGCTCGCCCCCGGCACCCTGGTCATCGACGTGTCCTGCGACGAGGGCATGGGCTTCAGCTGGGCACGCCCGACGACCTTCACCGACCCGATGTTCACCGTCGGCGCCGGCGTGCACTACTACGGCGTCGACCACAGCCCTTCCTACCTGTGGAACTCCGCAACGTGGGAGAACAGCGAAGCCCTGATCCCCTTCCTGCGCCCGGTCCTCACTGGTCCCAGCGCCTGGGACGCCGATCAGACCATCCACCGGGCGATCGAGATCTGGGACGGCGTCATCCAGAACCCGGCGATCTTGGCGTTCCAGCACCGCGCGGCGGAATATCCGCACCTCACGTCATCCGGTGAAGAACAGAGCAATTCATAG
- a CDS encoding glycosyltransferase: MTSFGFLSTYPPTQCGLATFSAALVRHLTGQGTGDRAGVVRVVDAAQPAVYPDVVAQLVNGSPTGAARAAAVLNRFDVAVVQHEFGIYGGRDGEDVLRLVGELTVPAIVVLHTVLAAPTAHQRQVLERIADAAAAVVVMSRTAADRLREGYLVDTAKVSVIPHGALSSRRMSPPASFNPFAPPAPASAPRRPTVLTWGLLGPGKGIERAIAAFAGLGDLTPAPRYVIAGQTHPKVLARDGEAYRDSLRAQAEDLGIAADVEFDTEYRNPDVLMDLVRSADVVLLPYDSTEQVTSGVLIEAVAAGRPIVATRFPHAVELLEDGAGLLVAHEDVPAMTEALRAVLTQPALAASMTLASGRIAPDLAWTSVAESYRALAKSLLDAPITAAV; the protein is encoded by the coding sequence ATGACCAGTTTCGGCTTTCTGAGCACGTACCCGCCCACCCAGTGCGGCCTGGCCACCTTCAGCGCGGCCCTGGTGCGCCACCTGACCGGCCAGGGTACCGGCGACCGGGCCGGCGTGGTCCGGGTCGTCGACGCCGCGCAGCCGGCGGTCTATCCGGACGTCGTCGCCCAGCTGGTCAACGGGTCGCCGACCGGGGCGGCCAGGGCCGCGGCGGTGCTGAACAGGTTCGACGTCGCCGTCGTGCAGCACGAGTTCGGCATCTACGGCGGCCGCGACGGCGAGGACGTGCTGCGGCTCGTGGGGGAGCTGACCGTCCCGGCGATCGTGGTGCTGCACACCGTCCTGGCCGCCCCCACCGCGCATCAGCGCCAGGTGCTGGAGCGGATCGCCGACGCCGCCGCCGCGGTCGTGGTGATGTCCCGGACCGCCGCCGATCGTCTGCGGGAGGGCTACCTGGTCGACACCGCCAAGGTCTCGGTCATCCCGCACGGCGCGCTCAGCAGCCGGCGCATGTCGCCGCCTGCGTCCTTCAACCCCTTCGCCCCGCCGGCTCCGGCCTCGGCGCCGCGGCGGCCGACCGTCCTCACCTGGGGTCTGCTCGGGCCCGGCAAGGGCATCGAGCGCGCGATCGCGGCCTTCGCCGGGCTGGGCGATCTGACTCCGGCACCCCGCTATGTGATCGCCGGCCAGACGCATCCCAAAGTCCTGGCGCGGGACGGCGAGGCCTATCGGGACTCCCTGCGAGCCCAGGCGGAGGACCTCGGTATCGCGGCCGATGTGGAATTCGATACCGAATACCGCAACCCCGATGTGCTGATGGACCTCGTGCGCAGCGCCGACGTGGTGCTCCTGCCCTACGACTCCACCGAGCAGGTGACCTCCGGTGTGCTCATCGAGGCGGTCGCCGCCGGCCGCCCGATCGTCGCGACCCGTTTCCCGCACGCCGTGGAGCTGCTCGAAGACGGCGCCGGTCTGCTCGTGGCGCACGAAGACGTCCCAGCCATGACCGAGGCGCTGCGGGCGGTACTCACCCAGCCGGCTCTGGCCGCGTCCATGACACTGGCCTCCGGCCGCATCGCGCCCGACCTGGCGTGGACCTCCGTCGCGGAGTCCTACCGCGCGCTGGCCAAGTCCTTGCTCGACGCCCCGATCACGGCCGCGGTATGA
- a CDS encoding MMPL family transporter: MAGKRNVAAALGGWSARHRKTAVFGWLVFVVLATVVGGAVGQKSLTDAQNGVGSSAQALQMLQDAGLSDPASEMVLVHSASQNADAASFRTAVDAVVSGVQGTGQTAPIQSPYTAGLISKDRHSALVVFDIVGDPDKAADHAQPILDAVAKVRAQNPDIKFDEFGDASGQKWLNESLGKDFKRAEWTAVPLAFGILLAAFGALIAAALPVLLAVTAFVAALGLLDLVSHSMPVASTSTSVMLLMGLAVGVDYCLFYLRRERQERAAGRSPQEALSVAAATSGHSVLVSGVTVMVAMAGMFLTGMHIFDGFALASILVVAIAMLGSVTVLPALLSMLGDRIDWGRRKSRRHGQARQTRQARAAAANGGRVWNATMAKVLNHPKPFAALAVGALVVLAIPALGMKTQSLNVNQLLPATSPLVQTYNEISADFPASPAPGMIVVKTPDVNSPAVAQAVDAFKTQAAAAGALGDGPVQVTPYPAQHVLKILFPVAGRDHDTTAVNAITKIGDTIVPHTFGALPHTTAATGGSLALSTDFNRQLDHSLLPVFVFVVSVTFLLMLVAFRSWVIAATAIVLNLLSTAAAYGVMVAVFQHGWGARLVGTTAVGAIEAWIPLFVFVVLFGLSMDYHVFVVSRIREARERGLSTKDAVAHGLRVTAGAITSAAAIMVAVFAVFGTLDMQDFKQLGVGLAIAILLDATVIRVVLLPTVMILLGERNWRDRKTAAPAPLPRPEAGGPVPIEAGRLR, from the coding sequence ATGGCTGGCAAACGGAACGTCGCGGCCGCGTTGGGCGGTTGGAGCGCGCGGCATCGGAAGACGGCTGTGTTCGGGTGGCTGGTGTTCGTGGTGCTGGCGACGGTGGTCGGTGGGGCGGTCGGTCAGAAGAGTCTGACTGATGCGCAGAACGGGGTTGGTTCCTCGGCTCAGGCGTTGCAGATGCTGCAGGACGCGGGGCTTTCGGATCCGGCTTCGGAGATGGTGCTGGTGCACAGTGCCTCCCAGAACGCTGACGCTGCTTCGTTCCGGACGGCTGTGGACGCGGTCGTCTCCGGGGTGCAGGGCACGGGCCAGACCGCGCCGATACAGAGTCCTTACACCGCCGGGCTGATCTCCAAGGACCGGCACTCCGCGCTGGTCGTCTTCGACATCGTCGGGGATCCCGACAAGGCGGCTGACCACGCGCAGCCCATCCTTGACGCGGTGGCGAAGGTGCGGGCTCAGAACCCTGACATCAAGTTCGACGAGTTCGGGGACGCCTCTGGGCAGAAGTGGCTGAACGAGTCGCTGGGCAAGGACTTCAAGCGTGCGGAGTGGACCGCGGTCCCGTTGGCCTTCGGCATTCTGCTCGCGGCGTTCGGGGCGCTGATCGCCGCCGCGCTGCCGGTGCTGCTGGCGGTGACCGCGTTCGTGGCCGCGCTGGGGCTGCTCGACCTCGTCTCGCACTCGATGCCGGTGGCCTCCACGTCGACCTCGGTGATGCTGCTGATGGGGCTGGCGGTCGGCGTCGACTACTGCTTGTTCTACCTGCGCCGGGAACGGCAGGAGCGCGCGGCGGGCCGCAGTCCGCAGGAGGCGCTGAGCGTCGCCGCGGCCACGTCGGGGCACTCGGTGCTGGTCTCCGGCGTCACCGTGATGGTCGCCATGGCCGGGATGTTCCTGACCGGCATGCACATCTTCGACGGCTTCGCGCTGGCCTCCATCCTGGTGGTGGCCATCGCGATGCTCGGGTCGGTCACCGTGCTGCCGGCGCTGCTGTCCATGCTCGGCGACCGCATCGACTGGGGGCGGCGCAAGAGCCGGCGGCACGGCCAGGCCCGGCAGACCCGCCAGGCCCGCGCCGCCGCCGCGAACGGCGGCCGGGTGTGGAACGCCACCATGGCCAAGGTCCTCAACCACCCCAAGCCTTTCGCCGCCCTCGCCGTCGGCGCCCTGGTCGTCCTCGCCATCCCCGCCCTGGGCATGAAGACCCAGTCCCTGAACGTCAACCAGCTCCTGCCGGCCACCAGCCCGCTGGTGCAGACCTACAACGAGATCAGCGCCGACTTCCCGGCCAGCCCGGCGCCCGGCATGATCGTCGTGAAGACGCCCGATGTGAACTCCCCCGCCGTCGCCCAAGCCGTGGACGCCTTCAAGACGCAGGCCGCTGCGGCCGGTGCCCTCGGCGACGGCCCGGTGCAGGTGACGCCGTACCCCGCGCAGCACGTCCTGAAGATCCTGTTCCCGGTCGCCGGACGCGACCACGACACCACGGCCGTGAACGCGATCACGAAGATCGGCGACACGATCGTCCCGCACACCTTCGGCGCCTTGCCGCACACCACGGCGGCCACCGGCGGTTCCCTGGCCCTGAGCACCGACTTCAACCGCCAACTCGACCACAGCCTGCTGCCGGTGTTCGTGTTCGTGGTCTCCGTCACCTTCCTGCTGATGCTCGTCGCCTTCCGCAGCTGGGTCATCGCGGCCACCGCGATCGTCCTCAACCTGCTGTCCACCGCGGCGGCCTACGGAGTGATGGTCGCCGTCTTCCAACACGGCTGGGGCGCGAGACTGGTGGGCACCACAGCCGTCGGCGCGATCGAGGCCTGGATCCCGCTGTTCGTCTTCGTGGTCCTGTTCGGCCTGAGCATGGACTACCACGTGTTCGTGGTCTCCAGGATCCGCGAGGCCCGCGAACGCGGGCTGAGCACCAAGGACGCCGTCGCCCACGGCCTGCGCGTCACCGCCGGCGCCATCACCAGCGCCGCAGCGATCATGGTCGCGGTCTTCGCCGTCTTCGGCACGCTCGACATGCAGGACTTCAAGCAGCTCGGCGTGGGACTGGCCATCGCGATCCTGCTCGACGCCACGGTCATTCGCGTGGTGCTGCTGCCGACCGTGATGATCCTCCTCGGCGAGCGCAACTGGCGCGACCGGAAGACGGCGGCGCCGGCTCCGCTGCCGCGGCCGGAGGCCGGCGGTCCGGTCCCGATCGAAGCCGGTCGCCTGCGGTAG
- a CDS encoding MFS transporter, translating to MSLIASTPVDRLKEPYARRWWALLVLCLSLLIVVMANTSLIVAAPDMTRDLHLSSADLQWVIDGYTVPYAALMLVLGAVGDKFSRRGALIAGLVVFAGGAVAGSLVHTAIAVIVARATMGIGAAVIMPATLSLLVATFPRAERAKAITAWSATSGLAIALGPLLAGWLLQQHSWGSTFLINVPIAAIAIVAALVVVPPSRAAAMGRLDLVGGLLSVITVGSLVYAIIEGPHFGWGAAALGALAASAVGLVGFVLWELRHPHPILNVRKFADRMFSGSVLAVLFFFLGAYGTIYYATQHLQFVLGYNALSTGVRLLPLAGAVFVGAALTNRLTPRLGMKLVVVLGMALGTAAILLLARVGDGATYTDFLPTLAMLGLAIGLSTAPCTDTIMGAFPESELGVGGGINDTALELGGSLGIAILGSILATTYRDKLAPVIAGHLPEQGAHVAKDSIGGALAVADQVAHSPAGGPGQAQALVTAADHAFTHAVAHTSLIGGIILAVGTVLVAVILPRHSTAEPEDQHSDMERVEVEVG from the coding sequence GTGTCCCTCATCGCCTCCACTCCGGTGGACCGTTTGAAAGAGCCCTATGCACGCAGGTGGTGGGCCCTCCTCGTGCTGTGCCTCAGCCTGCTGATCGTGGTCATGGCCAACACCTCGCTGATCGTCGCCGCCCCCGACATGACCCGCGATCTGCACCTGAGCAGCGCCGATCTACAGTGGGTGATCGACGGCTACACCGTCCCGTACGCGGCGCTGATGCTCGTGCTCGGCGCGGTCGGCGACAAGTTCAGCCGCCGGGGGGCGCTGATCGCCGGGCTGGTGGTCTTCGCCGGCGGCGCGGTGGCCGGAAGCCTGGTCCACACAGCGATCGCGGTCATCGTGGCCCGCGCGACGATGGGCATAGGCGCGGCGGTCATCATGCCCGCGACGCTGTCGCTGCTGGTCGCCACCTTCCCGCGCGCCGAACGCGCCAAGGCGATCACCGCCTGGAGCGCGACCTCGGGCCTGGCCATAGCCCTGGGCCCGCTGCTGGCCGGCTGGCTTCTGCAGCAGCACAGCTGGGGCTCGACGTTCCTGATCAACGTGCCGATCGCCGCGATCGCGATCGTGGCGGCGCTGGTCGTCGTACCGCCCTCGCGCGCGGCGGCGATGGGCCGCCTGGACCTGGTCGGCGGGCTGCTGTCGGTGATCACGGTCGGCTCGCTGGTCTACGCGATCATCGAAGGCCCGCACTTCGGCTGGGGCGCGGCGGCGCTCGGCGCGCTCGCGGCGTCCGCGGTGGGCCTGGTCGGCTTCGTGCTCTGGGAACTGCGCCACCCGCACCCGATCCTGAACGTCCGCAAGTTCGCCGACCGGATGTTCAGCGGATCGGTGCTGGCAGTGCTGTTCTTCTTCCTGGGCGCGTACGGCACCATCTACTACGCGACCCAGCACCTGCAGTTCGTCCTGGGCTACAACGCCCTGTCGACCGGCGTGCGCCTGCTGCCGCTGGCCGGCGCCGTGTTCGTCGGCGCGGCGCTCACCAACCGCCTGACACCGCGGCTGGGCATGAAGCTGGTCGTGGTGCTCGGCATGGCGCTGGGCACGGCCGCGATCCTGCTGCTCGCCCGCGTCGGCGACGGCGCGACGTACACCGACTTCCTGCCCACGCTCGCGATGCTCGGCCTGGCCATCGGCCTGAGCACCGCACCGTGCACCGACACCATCATGGGCGCCTTCCCCGAATCAGAGCTCGGAGTCGGCGGCGGCATCAACGACACGGCGCTGGAACTCGGCGGCTCGCTGGGCATCGCGATCCTGGGATCGATCCTGGCCACGACCTACCGCGACAAGCTCGCTCCCGTCATCGCCGGTCACCTCCCGGAGCAGGGCGCGCACGTCGCGAAGGACTCCATCGGCGGCGCCCTGGCCGTCGCGGATCAGGTAGCCCACAGCCCCGCCGGCGGTCCTGGCCAAGCCCAGGCGCTTGTGACGGCGGCGGACCACGCCTTCACCCACGCGGTCGCCCACACCAGCCTGATCGGCGGAATCATCCTCGCGGTCGGCACCGTGCTGGTGGCGGTGATCCTGCCGCGCCATTCCACCGCGGAGCCTGAGGATCAGCACTCTGACATGGAGCGCGTAGAAGTCGAAGTCGGCTAG
- a CDS encoding TetR/AcrR family transcriptional regulator yields the protein MPDSPPAPPQRSHARSNRARILATAREELGRNPEATLDEIARAAGVVRRTLYGHFPNRKVLIEALALEAQESLREAFTAARRPQAGPAEALTRMSLAASAVGDRYRMLISLGRRDLGEEGIRAALAPARAEATTILENGQREGVFADHLPAPILALALESLTLSLVESHSESGWSDPRGVAAVTATLIAAGVAPAAARECVQTVLRDEKGEERSTP from the coding sequence ATGCCCGACAGCCCGCCCGCCCCGCCACAGCGCAGCCACGCCCGCTCGAACCGCGCGCGCATCCTGGCCACGGCACGGGAGGAACTCGGCCGCAACCCCGAGGCGACGCTGGACGAGATCGCGCGCGCCGCCGGTGTCGTCCGACGCACCCTGTACGGGCACTTTCCGAATCGCAAAGTCCTGATCGAGGCGCTCGCACTGGAGGCCCAGGAGTCGCTGCGGGAGGCGTTCACCGCGGCACGGCGACCGCAAGCCGGTCCCGCCGAAGCCCTGACCCGGATGTCCCTGGCCGCGTCGGCTGTCGGCGACCGCTACCGCATGCTGATCTCGTTGGGCCGCCGAGACTTGGGCGAGGAGGGCATACGAGCGGCACTGGCGCCGGCACGCGCCGAGGCGACCACGATCCTGGAGAACGGTCAGCGCGAGGGCGTCTTCGCCGACCACCTGCCAGCTCCGATTCTGGCGCTGGCCCTGGAATCACTGACCCTGTCGCTGGTGGAGTCCCACTCGGAGTCGGGCTGGAGTGATCCGCGCGGCGTGGCCGCTGTGACGGCAACCCTCATCGCCGCCGGTGTTGCGCCCGCAGCTGCCCGGGAATGCGTTCAGACCGTCCTCCGCGACGAGAAAGGCGAAGAACGGTCTACGCCCTGA
- a CDS encoding DUF5050 domain-containing protein, whose product MITHGHVNQEWADIAFVLPAGGELHPHDRIAVLQHYGRVVIATVPEDDADEVRAIAHGSLVAAGRRHGDVDAATWHSLDPAERLALEGYWLNHSEEYRRTKDERPGMGAAWDHPDFLPPDPPGGVDLTAVAEMNHRLRGSVAIGLVMVSGPDDLAFSDDQKARVLAETQTGLSWLGWMWQLKRVRYIVDVYTPTITTPADPSAPDREKEAVWRNPAMKEMKQKEGKEGVGEFAESLRKKHSTDGAYVAFFMHYPALNFAYAEPGWPETVMQYSNGPWTPYGIDRVFAHETCHIFGAPDEYRESLCRCGGSHGYYHMPNDNCDNCDGPHEFCIMGRNWYDMCTWTPRHLGAPIWWVNGQDKIFSPVAVSEGVIYYQGTDSYIYRVKTDGKPAVRFDKEQTSATPCVVGKVIYYQGTNYRLYQVTTDGTSGGSIGEIKLMGSPVYSDGYLYYRGTDNYLYKLRIGDTEGERIANNKLLSPPAVGGGYIFYQGTNYYLYKVRIGETTGTRVGDGELLSSPFVSDGAVYFQGTNNGLYRIPFDGKVSQQLGECRTLATPFVAGGWVYHQGTDCLPWRVKTDGTGREILTGAPIRSSPVVADDVVYFEGNDLLHENHLYMINLT is encoded by the coding sequence GTGATCACCCATGGACATGTGAATCAGGAGTGGGCCGACATCGCGTTCGTGCTCCCGGCGGGCGGCGAACTCCACCCCCACGACCGGATCGCGGTGTTGCAACACTACGGCCGCGTCGTCATAGCCACCGTCCCGGAAGACGACGCCGACGAGGTGCGCGCCATCGCGCACGGCAGCCTGGTCGCCGCCGGCCGGCGGCACGGCGACGTGGACGCGGCGACCTGGCACTCGCTGGATCCTGCTGAGCGCCTCGCCCTCGAGGGCTACTGGCTCAACCACTCTGAGGAATACCGGCGGACCAAGGACGAACGGCCCGGAATGGGGGCCGCCTGGGATCATCCGGACTTCCTGCCACCCGACCCGCCGGGAGGGGTGGACCTCACCGCCGTGGCCGAGATGAACCACCGGCTGCGCGGATCGGTCGCCATCGGGCTGGTGATGGTCAGCGGGCCCGACGATCTGGCCTTCAGCGACGACCAGAAGGCCCGCGTGCTGGCGGAGACCCAGACCGGCCTGTCCTGGTTGGGCTGGATGTGGCAGCTGAAGCGGGTGCGGTACATCGTGGACGTCTACACCCCCACCATCACGACACCCGCCGACCCGTCGGCCCCGGACAGGGAGAAGGAGGCGGTGTGGCGCAATCCGGCGATGAAGGAGATGAAGCAGAAGGAGGGGAAGGAAGGCGTCGGTGAGTTCGCGGAGTCGTTGCGGAAGAAGCACAGCACGGACGGCGCGTACGTAGCCTTCTTCATGCACTACCCCGCCCTGAATTTCGCCTACGCGGAGCCGGGCTGGCCGGAGACGGTCATGCAGTACTCGAACGGCCCCTGGACGCCGTACGGGATCGACCGGGTCTTCGCGCACGAGACGTGCCACATCTTCGGCGCGCCGGACGAGTACCGCGAGTCCCTGTGCCGGTGCGGGGGGAGTCACGGCTACTACCACATGCCCAACGACAACTGCGACAACTGCGACGGCCCCCACGAGTTCTGCATCATGGGCCGCAACTGGTACGACATGTGCACCTGGACTCCGCGTCATCTCGGCGCACCCATCTGGTGGGTCAACGGACAGGACAAGATCTTCTCCCCGGTGGCGGTCTCCGAGGGCGTCATCTACTACCAGGGCACGGACAGCTACATCTACCGGGTCAAGACCGACGGCAAGCCGGCCGTCAGGTTCGACAAGGAACAGACGTCGGCGACGCCGTGCGTCGTCGGCAAAGTCATTTACTATCAGGGCACGAACTACCGCCTGTACCAGGTGACGACCGACGGCACGAGCGGCGGCAGCATCGGCGAGATCAAGCTGATGGGATCGCCGGTTTACAGCGACGGCTACCTCTACTACCGGGGTACGGACAACTATCTGTACAAGCTGCGCATCGGCGATACCGAAGGCGAGCGCATCGCCAACAACAAACTGCTGTCACCGCCGGCCGTCGGCGGAGGATACATCTTCTATCAGGGTACGAACTACTACCTGTACAAGGTGCGCATCGGCGAGACGACCGGCACGCGCGTCGGTGACGGCGAGTTGCTGTCGTCGCCGTTCGTGAGCGACGGCGCTGTCTACTTCCAGGGCACGAACAACGGCCTCTACCGGATCCCCTTCGACGGCAAGGTCTCCCAGCAGCTCGGCGAGTGCCGTACCCTGGCGACTCCGTTCGTGGCCGGCGGCTGGGTGTATCACCAGGGCACGGACTGCCTGCCGTGGCGGGTCAAGACCGACGGCACGGGCCGGGAGATACTGACCGGCGCACCCATCCGGTCCAGCCCGGTCGTCGCCGACGACGTCGTCTACTTCGAGGGCAACGACCTGCTGCACGAGAACCACCTGTATATGATCAACCTCACGTGA
- a CDS encoding ricin-type beta-trefoil lectin domain protein, producing MQLRDCNGSAAQQFTVKPDGSLGIMGKCMDVTSSGTADGTKVQLYECKGTGAQKWTQPS from the coding sequence ATCCAGCTGCGGGACTGCAACGGCAGCGCGGCCCAGCAGTTCACCGTCAAGCCCGACGGCAGCCTCGGGATCATGGGCAAATGCATGGACGTCACCAGCAGCGGCACCGCCGACGGCACGAAGGTCCAGCTCTACGAGTGCAAGGGCACCGGCGCGCAGAAGTGGACGCAGCCGTCGTGA
- a CDS encoding aldo/keto reductase: MPLDHYRTLGRSGLRVSPFALGAMTFGEDPPGAGSSVTESERILTAYLERGGNFVDTANFYTNGHSEAILGDYFAARPGSREHVVLASKFFGNMYPGDPNGGGAGRGAITAQLEQTLRRMRTDYLDLYWLHQWDRNTPIEETMRTLDDLVRAGKVRYIGFSNVPAWVTAQAQTTALLRGWTPLVALQVEYSLLARTVEGELAPLATDQGMALVPWSPLRNGFLSGKYRRGAAVTDSARANHVGAPDDAQFTVIETVAAIADELSTTSSAVALAWLLARPGAVVPIVGARRLEHLESNLAALDITLDDEQLGRLDKVSAPTLDYPAPMRGPLRAMLQFAGTTVDGEASAVYPPLLADSTRY; this comes from the coding sequence ATGCCCCTCGACCACTACCGCACCCTGGGCCGCTCCGGCCTGCGGGTCAGCCCTTTCGCGCTCGGCGCCATGACCTTCGGCGAGGACCCGCCGGGAGCAGGATCGAGCGTGACCGAGTCCGAACGCATCCTCACCGCCTACCTGGAACGCGGCGGCAACTTCGTCGACACCGCGAACTTCTACACCAACGGCCACTCCGAGGCGATCCTCGGCGACTACTTCGCCGCCCGGCCCGGCAGCCGTGAGCACGTGGTCCTGGCCTCTAAGTTCTTCGGCAACATGTACCCCGGCGACCCCAACGGCGGCGGAGCCGGGCGTGGCGCGATCACCGCGCAGCTGGAGCAGACCCTGCGCCGTATGCGCACTGATTACCTCGACCTCTACTGGCTGCACCAGTGGGACCGGAACACCCCGATCGAGGAGACCATGCGAACGCTCGACGACCTCGTCCGCGCCGGCAAGGTCCGCTACATCGGGTTCTCCAACGTCCCGGCCTGGGTCACCGCGCAGGCCCAGACCACCGCCCTGCTGCGCGGCTGGACACCGCTGGTCGCCCTCCAGGTCGAGTACTCGCTGCTCGCGCGTACCGTCGAGGGCGAACTCGCCCCGCTCGCCACCGACCAGGGGATGGCTCTCGTCCCGTGGAGCCCGCTGCGCAACGGTTTCCTGTCGGGCAAGTACCGCCGCGGAGCCGCCGTCACGGACTCAGCACGCGCAAATCACGTCGGTGCCCCCGACGACGCGCAGTTCACCGTCATCGAGACCGTCGCCGCCATCGCCGACGAGCTCAGCACGACCTCCTCGGCGGTCGCCCTCGCCTGGCTGCTGGCCCGCCCGGGCGCCGTCGTGCCGATCGTCGGCGCGCGGCGCCTGGAGCACCTGGAGTCCAACCTCGCAGCCCTCGACATCACCCTCGACGACGAGCAGCTCGGCCGGCTCGACAAGGTGTCGGCGCCGACGCTGGACTACCCGGCACCGATGCGCGGACCGCTGCGCGCGATGCTCCAGTTCGCCGGGACGACAGTCGACGGGGAGGCGTCCGCGGTCTATCCGCCCCTGCTGGCGGACAGCACAAGGTACTGA
- a CDS encoding AraC family transcriptional regulator, producing the protein MEPLDELASLVARHAHPDSRTAIDGLLLSRVETAEPEYSLTEPLLVLMVRGHKHLQLGDHVIDHRSGDALVVTTDLPVTGHFAGASISEPALGVGIALRPEPIAALLPQLPAGPWSRTRAEGPAMATGPADLELLDAVLRLVRLLDRPPDIAVLAPGLEREILWRLLTGRHAAAVAQIGRADSELAHLGRAIAWLRTNFAEPVRIAELASRAGMSQSAFHRRFRTVTGMSPLQFQKQLRLQEARTLLLARSGDATRVAHTVGYASASQFSREYRRLFGAPPLRDTVRLREA; encoded by the coding sequence GTGGAACCGCTCGACGAACTCGCCTCTCTGGTGGCCCGGCACGCGCACCCGGACAGCCGCACGGCCATCGACGGACTACTGCTGTCCCGCGTGGAGACCGCCGAGCCGGAGTACTCGCTGACCGAGCCGCTGCTGGTGCTGATGGTCCGCGGACACAAGCACCTGCAACTCGGCGACCACGTAATCGACCACCGGTCCGGAGACGCTTTAGTGGTCACGACCGACCTGCCGGTCACCGGCCACTTCGCCGGCGCGTCGATCAGCGAACCGGCCCTCGGCGTCGGCATCGCCCTACGCCCCGAACCGATCGCCGCACTGCTCCCCCAACTGCCAGCCGGCCCATGGTCCCGAACCCGCGCCGAGGGCCCGGCGATGGCAACCGGCCCGGCAGACCTGGAGCTGCTGGATGCGGTACTGCGACTGGTGCGCTTGCTAGACAGACCCCCGGACATCGCCGTCCTAGCGCCGGGCTTGGAACGCGAAATCCTGTGGCGCCTGCTCACCGGTCGCCACGCCGCAGCAGTGGCCCAAATCGGCCGCGCCGACAGCGAACTGGCTCACCTCGGCCGCGCCATCGCATGGCTCCGCACGAACTTCGCCGAACCAGTCCGCATCGCCGAACTCGCAAGCCGAGCAGGCATGAGCCAATCAGCGTTCCACCGCCGCTTCCGCACGGTGACAGGCATGAGCCCACTCCAGTTCCAGAAGCAACTCCGCCTCCAAGAAGCCCGCACCCTGCTCCTGGCACGCTCAGGCGACGCAACCCGCGTCGCGCACACCGTCGGCTACGCCAGCGCCAGCCAGTTCAGCCGCGAGTACCGGCGCCTCTTCGGAGCACCGCCCCTGCGGGACACGGTGAGGCTCCGGGAAGCCTGA